One window of the Pan troglodytes isolate AG18354 chromosome 12, NHGRI_mPanTro3-v2.0_pri, whole genome shotgun sequence genome contains the following:
- the LOC459464 gene encoding 6-phosphogluconate dehydrogenase, decarboxylating-like isoform X2, which yields MTTALWSVLLIGLSPKLMISWPMRQREPKWWAGQAVDDFIEKLVPLLDTGDIIIDGGNSEYRDTTRRCRDLKAKGILFVGSGVSGGEEGARYGPSLMPGGNKEAWPHIKTVFQGIAAKVGTGEPCCDWVGDEGAGHFVKMVHNGIEYGDMQLICEAYHLMKDVLGMAQDEMAQAFEDWNKTELDSFLIEITANILKFQDTDGKHLLPKIRDSAGQKGTGKWTAISALEYGVPVTLIGEAVFARCLSSLKDERIQASKKLKGPQKFQFDGDKKSFLEDIRKALYASKIISYAQGFMLLRQAATEFGWTLNYGGIALMWRGGCIIRSVFPGKVKDAFDRNPELQNLLLEDFFKSAVENCQDSWRRAVSTGVQAGIPMPCFTTALSFYDGYRHEMLPASLIQAQRDYFGAHTYELLAKPGRFIHTNWTGHGGTVSSSSCNA from the coding sequence TGGGCAAGCTGTGGATGATTTCATCGAGAAATTGGTACCATTGTTGGATACTGGTGACATCATCATTGACGGAGGAAATTCTGAATATAGGGACACCACAAGACGGTGCCGAGACCTCAAGGCCAAGGGAATTTTATTTGTGGGGAGTGGAGTCAGTGGTGGAGAGGAAGGGGCCCGGTATGGCCCATCGCTCATGCCAGGAGGGAACAAAGAAGCGTGGCCCCACATCAAGACCGTCTTCCAAGGCATTGCTGCAAAAGTAGGAACTGGAGAACCCTGCTGTGACTGGGTGGGAGATGAGGGAGCAGGCCACTTCGTGAAGATGGTGCACAACGGGATAGAGTATGGGGACATGCAGCTGATCTGTGAGGCATACCACCTGATGAAAGACGTGCTGGGCATGGCGCAGGACGAGATGGCCCAGGCCTTTGAGGATTGGAATAAGACAGAGCTAGACTCATTCCTGATTGAAATCACAGCCAATATTCTCAAGTTCCAAGATACCGATGGCAAACACCTGCTGCCAAAGATCAGGGACAGCGCGGGGCAGAAGGGCACAGGGAAGTGGACCGCCATCTCCGCCCTGGAATACGGCGTACCCGTCACCCTCATTGGAGAAGCTGTCTTTGCTCGGTGCTTATCATCTCTGAAGGATGAGAGAATTCAAGCTAGCAAAAAGCTGAAGGGTCCCCAGAAGTTCCAGTTTGATGGTGATAAGAAATCATTCCTGGAGGACATTCGGAAGGCACTGTACGCTTCCAAGATCATCTCTTATGCTCAAGGCTTTATGCTGCTAAGGCAGGCAGCCACCGAGTTTGGCTGGACCCTCAATTATGGTGGCATCGCCCTGATGTGGAGAGGGGGCTGCATCATTAGAAGTGTATTCCCAGGAAAGGTAAAGGATGCATTTGATCGAAACCCGGAACTTCAGAACCTCCTACTGGAAGACTTTTTTAAGTCAGCTGTTGAGAACTGCCAGGACTCCTGGCGGCGGGCAGTCAGCACTGGGGTCCAGGCTGGCATTCCCATGCCCTGTTTTACCACTGCCCTCTCCTTCTATGACGGGTACAGACATGAGATGCTTCCAGCCAGCCTCATCCAGGCTCAGCGGGATTACTTCGGGGCTCACACCTATGAACTCTTGGCCAAACCAGGGCGGTTTATCCACACCAACTGGACAGGCCATGGTGGCACTGTGTCATCCTCGTCATGCAATGCCTGA